One Brassica napus cultivar Da-Ae chromosome C4, Da-Ae, whole genome shotgun sequence genomic region harbors:
- the LOC106395053 gene encoding probable RNA-binding protein ARP1, protein MTTSDNVNGCFGDTKLTKVFVGGLAWDTQKEAMHDHFIKYGDILEAVIIFDKLTRRSKGYGFVTFKDAEAAKRACEDSTPIINGRRSNCNLASLGGRHRRSPTAMASPQEGSKNVSRATSGHVGNNQAQWYYPAGFTHQQHQLQRQHHHHQAVPFYGYASSYVPPNMTFNQKVGYVGGTYMNGYYAQPQPQPLPQLQYYHQHHMYGGGRVMVATSPPMMPLYTVYPYHQSPATGFPQPSFTKHIPTHPISGTVGGGDSIMKKA, encoded by the exons ATGACGACGAGCGACAACGTGAACGGATGTTTTGGAGACACGAAGCTGACCAAAGTGTTCGTAGGAGGATTGGCTTGGGACACTCAAAAAGAAgcaatgcatgatcatttcatCAAGTATGGTGATATCTTAGAGGCAGTCATCATCTTCGACAAACTCACTCGCCGTTCCAAAGGCTACGGCTTC GTGACTTTCAAAGATGCGGAAGCCGCGAAGAGGGCTTGCGAAGACTCGACTCCGATTATCAATGGGCGCCGTTCCAACTGCAATCTTGCCTCCCTCGGTGGCCGTCATCGTAGATCCCCCACCGCCATGGCCTCTCCTCAGGAAG GATCAAAGAATGTGAGTAGGGCCACGTCAGGACATGTAGGGAATAATCAAGCTCAATGGTACTACCCTGCGGGATTCACACACCAGCAACATCAACTTCAACGACAACACCATCATCATCAAGCCGTTCCATTCTATGG GTACGCTTCCTCCTACGTCCCCCCTAACATGACCTTCAATCAA AAAGTTGGATACGTTGGAGGAACCTATATGAACGGATACTACGCACAACCGCAACCTCAACCTCTGCCACAGCTGCAATATTACCACCAACATCACATGTATGGTGGAGGACGTGTAATGGTTGCGACAAGCCCGCCGATGATGCCTCTCTACACTGTCTATCCTTATCATCAATCTCCGGCCACCGGTTTTCCTCAGCCTTCTTTTACGAAACACATTCCTACTCATCCCATTTCAG GTACAGTTGGAGGAGGAGATAGCATAATGAAGAAGGCATAA